In the Carettochelys insculpta isolate YL-2023 chromosome 6, ASM3395843v1, whole genome shotgun sequence genome, CAGGCTGCCATGGTATGGGGCCGTGggaccagcagggctggcaggggggtctggccgtggggctggtatggggttcaggctgcagagggttggggctctggggctggctagGGTGTGGGTCAGACTACAGGGGTtgaagctgcagggagggggttaggctcatattagtggggggagttTCCTCATTGAGTGAGTTAAAggaagtatatgtgtccctcttTTAAGTGAGTAcctgtaaataaagtactcatttaatgagggccGAGTGccctgggctcgatggacctatggtctgacccagtatggctgttcttacattctcCTCCCCCACTACGCACAACTGCTCCCAGGTCAGGGCTCCAATCCACCCACTCCTTTAGCTGGCAGGCTCCACCCCTGCTACCCACCTCGGCTGTGACTCCtacccccagcaggacagcaggcttggtAAGCAGAGACACGTgggccaggctgggatggggcgcCGCCATCAGTAGGATTCAGAGTGAACAACACCGGGTGCCTCGCCCGCTGTTCCAACTCCAGCCGGCAGGGCAGCTGCTCCGGAAATAACCGAGCACCCGCCCGCTGCAGCCGAACGGCTCCGGCAATAGCCGATTGGCTCCGGAAGTAGCCGAGTGCTCCCGGAAGTAGCCGAGCACATTCGGGATGCCCCGGAACTGGCCGAGCCGGCACGGCGCAGAAACCGCTGAGGGAGCCATCATGGCGGATCAGATCGCGCGGCTGCGGGCCGACGGCATCGCCAAGCGGCTGGTGCAGGAGGGTCGGGGCCCAATGTCCGACTACCGCGACGGCACCAAGGTAAGCGGCCGCCCCTGCCCCACGGGACACAGCGGGCCCGGACTCGGGCTCTGGCGCGCATGCGCGCCGGGGACACACCATTCAGAGGGAACTGACGCCACCTTCGTTAACGGCGAGCAACTCCTCACGTGAGAGTCGTGACTACGCATGCGTCTGCCTCCCTTTCGGCACCAGCATTCTATTGGTGCGCCTGCCAGTGACATGCAACTGCTTGTGCGCGGTGATTGGCCAGACAAGGTAAATGGGCGGGGCACTCAGAAGCGTTTTTTTAGCTTGTCTCACGTCCTCAGAGCGGTGTTGTGATTGGCCAGCGGCTTTCGGAGCAGTGCTGTGATTGGCCAACCAGGGGGCGGGGCCGTCGGGGCTGTGAGGCTCTGTGTCCGGCAGGGGGCGTGGCCCGAGCTGCCACAGGGTGGGGTATTTTGGTAGGGTCGCTCTGTGTTTACATTCCCAAGGGCCTGGCACCGTGGGGGTGAACAGCGGCCAGATCCTTGGGGGCAGTATGATTCCATCTGTCAGCCCAGCTAGTCAcctctggcccagctgggcccACCACAGCGGTTCTGGGTGTCCTCCTGCCCCAGGGTTGGCTTGTGCCCAGGCTCATAGGGACAGGATAGACCAGCAGGGGAGTTCTCCAGGCCACTGTCCTGGTGATGCTTGCCTGGGAAGGCAGGACCATGCCATGGGCCTATGTCTGAAGGGGGCTGGTGTGGTACATAGCTGGGGCCTGTCCCTAATACATGCCCACAAACTGGGCACACGGCAGCTCTGCCATGTTCTCTtgtactttttccatccatgggtggaatacattttatgtgccctgaggcctgtgcagatgtgcactactggtagaaacacaggctgcccttTGAGGGTtattgtgggcgctctgctaatcagctgggcggcacctgaatctctcctgggtagctgagcgctggggtggctacccaggagagactcaactGCCACCCCAGCGCAGTATTTCttttgctggtgcacatccacacgtgcctcagtgcacacaacaaaatttattctgcacatggctgttAAAACTTAGGGGGAACATGGATGCTCTGCATGACTCTGCTGTTTTTTGCCGAGGCCCAGCTGCTGTCTcatgggctgggcctgggggctgtcaAAGGTGGCTGGATCTGAGAATCTGAATGCCAGCATGGCCTACTTCCAACACGAGCCTCCTGCCCCGTCACGGCCAATGGGTCTGGCCTAgcagtccctggcctgtggcaCCCCCATTGGGCTtgctggtgtgggggtggggtgtgatgcATCCTCATCTATGTTTGATCTACTACCCAGGCCACTTTCCACTACCGCACCATGCTGGCTGACGGGGAGCACCGCGTGCTGGATGACAGCCGGGCCTGCGGAAAGCCTATGGAGCTCATTGTTGGCAAGAAATTCAAGCTGCCTGTGTGGGAGACCATCGTGAGCACCATgcgggagggggagcaggctgagtTCCTGTGTGACACCAAGGTAGCCCctacccccctgctggccccacaactCCCTTGGTACCAATCAAGTTCCTGCGTGACACCAGGGTCCCCTGCCAGGGATTTTGGCCCCATGTGCTGCAAGCCCAGCCTGGAGACAGCGTCTCCTGGCCGCAGCTCTGGGCTCTGGGCAGAGCTTTTCAGTAGGGCAGCCACGTGGTCTCTGGCTGTCGGCTCATGCGGACAGGCCAGCTGAGAGCTGTGGGTGGCGTTGAGCCCTGTGGGGACCCACACACGCACTGAGCCTGGCTAGACCCGCCAGGCCTTGTGCTGGAGAGTGCCGGTCTAGCCCcactggcacagctgtgctgctgtaactcccctcccccctcaacGCTGCGCGCTCTGCTGCCGGGAGCTCTCTCCTGGGCCCCGTGGCGCCTTCCCAGGGTTCTGCCAGCGCGGCACTGCCGTTCGCACGCTGACTTTCTCATCCTCGTAGCTGGCTGAGCCTTGAAGTGCAGACAGGCCTGTAGCTCTGAACTCCTGCCtgggcccagctcctgcctgggcGGTGGTTGAGTCACTGGGCTGCTGGGTCTCCGTGTGTGGGTGGTGGTCCCCGCCCCTCGCTGCTAATGGGTCTGATTCCAACCCAGCTGGCCCAGTGACGaactcctggccccagggaggagaacggTTCCCCCCCCTTGCCCCGCTGCGTGATGCCGATGCCCTGTCCCCCTGCCAGCACGTGGTGCTGTACCCGCTGGTGGCCAAGAGCCTGCGGAACATCGCGGCGGGGAAGGACCCCCTGGAGGGACAGCGGCATTGCTGTGGCATCGCCCAGATGCATGAGCACCACTCCCTGGGCTACCCCGACCTGGACGACCTGCAGCAGAATCCCCAGCCCCTGATCTTCGCCATCGACATGCTGAaggtgaggggggcctgggaaTCCTGAGCtggaatggggggaggggcagcggggcCAGAGGTTGGAGTGGGCTAGGGCCATCCTATTGACAGGCCCGGGACTTGGGATGCACCTGAGagatggaggtggggtgacagATTAGTGACCCAGGCTCTCTCTGGATGGGCGTGTCCCCCTAGGCTGGGCGGGGCTCTCTCTGGATGGGCGTgtccccctggggctgggtggggcgcTCTCTGGATGGGTGAAACCCcctgaggctgggtggggctcTCTCTGGATGGGCGtgtccccctggggctgggcggggctcTCTCTGGATGGGTGAAACCCCCTGAGGCTGGGCGGGGCTCTCTCTGGATGGGCGagtccccctggggctggggctggggctggggcaggggcaggggcaggggcaggaccagGCTCTCTCTGGTGGGGCTCTCCCCCAACAATGCGCTGTTGCAGGTGGAAGCACCAGGCTCCTATCAGCAGGACCCCTGGGCCATGACGGACGAGGAGAAGCTGCAGGCCGTGCCGCTGATCCACGAGGAGGGCAACAAGCTCTATCGCGAGGGGAAAGTCACCGAGGCGGCCGCCAAGTACTACGACGCCATCGCCTGCCTCAAGAACCTGCAGATGAAGGTGAGCGACTGCCCTGCCTGGGCGCTGCTGCCCCAGAGGCTGATCCTGAGCAGGGGACCGACGTGGTGCAGCGTTTGCACCCTCTTCCACGGGCTGTTAACGCAGAGCCCGCGTTCGCTGGCACCAAAGCGAGCGCTGCGGCTCCCCAGTTTGGGGCCCTTGGCCCCACTGAGCTCAGACTCTCCTGCCCCCCGGAGGGATCTTGTGCCCGCCAGGCCCACAGCACGTCCAGAGGGACCAAactgcagcccctctctctgGTCCTCCCTGGCCTGGGATCAACCTGGAGCCTCGCCCAGCCTTCTGCTGGCTCCGTCCCTGCTCGGGACGGCCCTTGGGTCCGCACTTGGCCATGCCGGGCTCTTGCCGGGGCCTGAGTACCAGTTCAGGGAGCTGCACGGGCCAGGGGACTCCCAGCTGCCTCTGGCCCAAGGGGGATTAACCCCTTTGccccctggggaaactgaggcgcacgCTTGGTTCGTGACATTACATCCATAGTCCCCAACCACAGGCACCTCTGCCTCAGCGGCAGCACCGAGCCCACTGCTttgccaggctccagccccaggccctccctgcctttcccctcctgcctCAGTGCCTAGGCCTGCTTCCCTCCCCCTCGCAGGAGCAGCCGGGCTCCCCAGACTGGATCCAGCTGGACCTGAAGATCACACCCTTGCTGCTGAACTACTGTCAGTGCAAGCTGCTGTGTGAGGACTACTACGAGGTGCTGGACCACTGCTCCTCCATCCTCAACAAGTACGAAGGTACGGCGCTGCCAGGGGCGCAGCTGGGAGAGCCGGGCCGGCGGGGAGCAGGCAGAGCTGgcgggggagcacaggctgcggGTCCCTCGccgggggctcagggctgggagggcagagggaggagtcAGGGCTGCAGGGCACCACCCCAGGCTCTCTCTCCGCAGACAACATCAAGGCCTATTTCAAGCGGGGGAAGGCGCACGCTGCCGTGTGGAACACCGCCGAGGCCCAGGCCGACTTCGCCAAGGTGCTGGCGCTCGACCCCTCGCTGGGCCCCGTGGTGGCCAAGGAGCTGCGCAGCCTGGAGGCGCGCCTGCGCCAGAAGGACAGTGAGGACAAGATCCGCTTCAAGGGCATCTTCTCCCAGtagcggctggagcagccctgcggccggaggggggcagtgggagcagcaggaggctgcaCAGGAAGAGGGGTtgtgctgagccccagcaccaccGCGCACTCccggggctgaggctggagcaagCTGGCAGCCCCCATCCGTCTGTCCTTCTGTGCTTGgccacagctccccccactgcAGTCGCCAGGAGACTTGAGATTTAtccctgggctctgcccgcccccaAGCCAGGCCAAGGGGGCCAGAGCCGCTCCCATGTCCCCTCCTCGGCTTCCCCTCAGAGCAGGGGCCGGTGTCCTGGGCACCTCGCGCCCCTTCCGCGGGTGCCTGAGCTGGGTTTGGTGCCTTGTTGTTTGTTCAGCTGCaggtccctcttcccccagctcccactgcagctCTCAGCCTGGCACTGCCTTGGCCGACGGCTGCCAGGGCCGGCGTGGGCCAAGTTTGGTGCCGGGGTGGCTGCGGTGTGGCCGTCCGCCTCGGCGCTCAGCAGCGAGCGGAGCCCTTCACGGCACAagaggaggggccctggggcacaGGTGCCCCCCAGGAGGCTGTGGACAAGGGGTGGCAGCGGCTCCTTCTCTTCCTGTGAGAGGTGGGGGtgactcccagccagggctgtgggtggggtctgCAGAGGGTGGGCGAGGGACAGGCCGGGCCGGGGAAGCAGGGTAGCCTGTTACCGAGCGATGCTAATCTCCACCCGCGCCCGGAATTGCTGCGGCGCCCGGGGCAGGAGCTGGTCACCACGCTGTCCTCCCCCCATGGGCCAGGGTGGGCTGGTCACGGGCATCCGCTGCCCTGTGTGGAGCTGAACTACCCCTCAGAGGGCTGCCTGCCAGggtgagcagctgggctgcaaggGGGGTTGGGGAATAGATAAGAGGCCCTGAAGGTGCCTGTAAATTCGAGTCCTGCCCGCGCCTATTTACCCCTTTGCCTGGGGACGGGCAGCCCAGCCTGGGACGGGGGCTGCCGCAGGGTGTTGTAGTTAAAGGCGGGTTCTCTGAAGGGCTGAATGCAACAAGCTGGGCCATCAAACGCTGCTCCCCAgcggggggcgggtgctgggaggggaaggggaaattgAGGCTCCCAGGATCCAGGGCTCCACCCTGAGCTACTATTAGCATGGCTAGGAGCTGTTAGGGCCGGAGACCAGCATGATTGTCTACGCTGACCTGCACGGCGCAggccacccaccctcccccaccgcctCCCGCAACTGACCCAGAACCGCGGCAGAGCTCACGAAGCCCTCCAGCCAAGTGACAAGTGAATCCACCGGAGAAACCACGGGGAGCACCCCAGGCTCTCCGCCATCGCAGAACATTCCTTCCTGCCCCCAAATGTGCCCAGCAGACCCCAGCGCAGAGGCCAGCGGGGAACCAATTCTCAgatccacccccacccagccagcgcaCCACTACAGGTGCTGGAGGCATTCACTTCAAGCAGTCACAGAATGGCCGCATGCCCTTGCCGGCAATCTCATGGCTACCCCCCTGAGAAATGTATCCAGGCTAGTTTAGAAACCACCTAGGCCCCGAggcactagccacatgtggctagttggCCGGCTAGAgatggctagttggcttgaacaagaAACACCCAGAAGTCCTTGCATtcaaaaaaatctaaataaaaatacccacaattttcaataacttaaaaaaaaaattcagatcttTCTGAATTCTGACGCCACTTTCTACTGGCTGGCGCCTTCTGCCAGTTCATGGAATAGCAGAAATATGCCGCTTAGGCTGGAAATCTTCAGTCAGACCTCCCGTTAATTGAATGTCTGGGAAATGTGAGGATTTCTGCCCATTAAAGCCGACGCTGAAACGCTGTGGTGGTGTTCAGGCAAATTGGTATCTTAAGAGAGGTGCGCAAAATTGTTTACGCTGTCAGAATGCTGCGGCTGCTTCGCTTCAGGACTGGGCAGCCGCTGTGgacttaggctacagctacaacAGACGATTTGTGATGCCATAGTTGTACTGGGGCAGCTGCACCCTGTCATCCCACCCCAACAGGCAGCGGTAGCTGTGTTGAGGGAGAGGTTCCTGCCAATCCAACCCCAACAGGCTGTGTCGCAAGGAGATGCCTCTCAATCCACCCGAACAGGCAGCAATAGCTGTGTCACAGAGGGGAAACTGTCAATCCTCCTAACAGGTAGCGGTAGCTATGGCCCAGGGACAGGCTTCTGTCaatccaccctgacaggaagcggTAGCTGTGTCAGAGGGGGATTCACCccaacaggcagcagcagctgtgttgcTTGGAAAGGCGCCTGTCAATTCACCCCAACAGGCAGCGGTTGCTGTGTTGCTAGGAAAGGTGCCTGTCAATTCACCCCAACAGGCAGTGATTGCTGTGTTGCTTGGAAAGGCACCTGTCAATTCACCCCAACAGGCAGCGGT is a window encoding:
- the AIP gene encoding AH receptor-interacting protein isoform X2, which gives rise to MPRNWPSRHGAETAEGAIMADQIARLRADGIAKRLVQEGRGPMSDYRDGTKATFHYRTMLADGEHRVLDDSRACGKPMELIVGKKFKLPVWETIVSTMREGEQAEFLCDTKHVVLYPLVAKSLRNIAAGKDPLEGQRHCCGIAQMHEHHSLGYPDLDDLQQNPQPLIFAIDMLKVEAPGSYQQDPWAMTDEEKLQAVPLIHEEGNKLYREGKVTEAAAKYYDAIACLKNLQMKEQPGSPDWIQLDLKITPLLLNYCQCKLLCEDYYEVLDHCSSILNKQHQGLFQAGEGARCRVEHRRGPGRLRQGAGARPLAGPRGGQGAAQPGGAPAPEGQ
- the AIP gene encoding AH receptor-interacting protein isoform X1, giving the protein MPRNWPSRHGAETAEGAIMADQIARLRADGIAKRLVQEGRGPMSDYRDGTKATFHYRTMLADGEHRVLDDSRACGKPMELIVGKKFKLPVWETIVSTMREGEQAEFLCDTKHVVLYPLVAKSLRNIAAGKDPLEGQRHCCGIAQMHEHHSLGYPDLDDLQQNPQPLIFAIDMLKVEAPGSYQQDPWAMTDEEKLQAVPLIHEEGNKLYREGKVTEAAAKYYDAIACLKNLQMKEQPGSPDWIQLDLKITPLLLNYCQCKLLCEDYYEVLDHCSSILNKYEDNIKAYFKRGKAHAAVWNTAEAQADFAKVLALDPSLGPVVAKELRSLEARLRQKDSEDKIRFKGIFSQ